One region of Pleuronectes platessa chromosome 18, fPlePla1.1, whole genome shotgun sequence genomic DNA includes:
- the galr1a gene encoding galanin receptor type 1, with protein MELQVENQSHVPVDSSTVLPPATLILGMGVDNFISLLIFGLIFILGALGNATVITVLARSKPGQSRSTTNIFILNLSVADLSYLLFCVPFQSTIYMLPTWVLGAFICKFIHYFFTVSMLVSIFTLSAMSVDRYVAIVHARKSSIRVARNAMLGVVLIWTLSLVMAAPVAHYQSIVEREDNTTFCWEVWPNHQRKVYVMCTFVFGYLLPLALISVCYAKVLKYLHKKLTNVSKKSELAKKKTAQTVLVVVVVFCLSWLPHHIVHMWVEFGSFPLNQASFVFRMVAHCLAYSNSSVNPIIYAFLSENFRNSYRQVFRCRAPSECPLNDTRDPRSRLEPVLSTNISVAYKGHDSQIGKML; from the exons ATGGAGCTTCAGGTGGAGAACCAGAGTCATGTGCCCGTGGACTCCAGCACCGTGTTGCCGCCTGCTACTCTCATCCTGGGGATGGGGGTAGACAACTTCATCTCCCTGCTCATATTTGGACTGATCTTCATCCTGGGTGCGCTCGGGAACGCCACGGTCATCACGGTGCTGGCGCGCAGCAAACCGGGTCAATCGAGGAGCACGACCAACATCTTCATCCTGAACCTGAGCGTGGCGGACCTGTCCTACCTGCTCTTCTGCGTCCCCTTCCAGTCCACCATCTACATGCTGCCCACATGGGTGCTGGGCGCCTTCATCTGCAAGTTCATCCACTACTTCTTCACCGTGTCCATGCTGGTGAGCATCTTCACGCTGTCGGCGATGTCCGTGGACCGCTACGTGGCCATCGTGCACGCCAGGAAGTCGTCGATCCGGGTGGCGCGGAACGCCATGCTCGGCGTGGTGCTGATCTGGACCCTGTCCCTGGTGATGGCGGCTCCCGTAGCGCACTACCAGAGCATCGTGGAGCGGGAGGACAACACCACGTTCTGCTGGGAGGTCTGGCCCAACCACCAGAGGAAGGTCTACGTGATGTGCACCTTCGTGTTCGGATACCTTCTGCCTCTCGCCCTCATATCTGTCTGCTATGCAAAG GTTTTGAAATATCTGCATAAAAAGCTGACAAACGTCTCCAAGAAATCCGAGCTCGCCAAAAAGAAG ACGGCACAGACAgtcctggtggtggtggtggtcttctgtctgtcctggctGCCCCACCACATCGTGCACATGTGGGTGGAGTTCGGCTCCTTCCCCCTGAACCAGGCGTCCTTCGTGTTCAGGATGGTGGCCCACTGCCTGGCCTACAGCAACTCCTCCGTCAACCCCATCATCTACGCCTTCCTGTCGGAGAACTTCAGGAACTCCTACAGGCAGGTGTTCCGGTGCCGGGCGCCCAGCGAGTGTCCCCTGAACGACACCAGGGACCCCCGCAGCCGGTTGGAGCCGGTGCTGTCCACGAACATCAGCGTGGCTTACAAAGGTCACGACTCTCAGATCGGTAAAATGCTTTGA